A single genomic interval of Mycolicibacterium holsaticum DSM 44478 = JCM 12374 harbors:
- a CDS encoding NAD-dependent malic enzyme, with the protein MPGKKTGQALLFDALRTKGTAFTHDERREFGLLGLLPTAEKTLDQQAEHCWHEFCRRREDIDKHIYLRSLQDRNETLFYRVLSDHIADTMPIVYTPTVGDACQRFSEIYQRPRGLFVSYPDRQRLREVLRNRPSRDVDVIVVTDGQRILGLGDQGIGGMGIPVGKLSLYTLIGGIDPARTLPIVLDVGTDNAELLEDPQYLGWRHRRIDGDEYYAFIDEFVGTVKDELPDVLLQWEDFATAHALPILQRYRDEVLTFNDDIQGTAAVTLGALHGAAKAAGRPLSQQQVVMLGAGSAGIGVLEMVHRQMVSEGLTPQQAAAQIWVVDIKGLLTDDRTDLTPGQLGFAQPAARVAGWELSGPAQLADVVHHVEVGVLIGLSTAAGAFTEQIVREMAAKAARPIIFPLSNPTSRAEAHPAELDEWTQGRALIATGSPFAAVRREGVERAIAQCNNAYIFPAMGLAVTAAQATRVTDEMMRAAAAALGDASPALTDADRPLLPTWSDVPEIAGRIAQAVAVQAVTDGVAPHRSPAELSARIAEVRWTPEYRG; encoded by the coding sequence ATGCCCGGAAAGAAAACTGGACAGGCGCTGCTGTTTGACGCATTGCGGACCAAAGGCACCGCGTTCACCCATGACGAACGCCGCGAGTTCGGTCTGCTTGGCCTGCTGCCCACCGCCGAGAAGACGCTGGACCAGCAGGCCGAGCACTGCTGGCACGAGTTCTGCAGGCGCCGTGAGGATATCGACAAGCACATCTATCTACGTTCGCTGCAGGATCGCAACGAAACCCTGTTCTACCGGGTGCTGAGCGACCACATCGCCGACACGATGCCGATCGTCTACACCCCCACCGTCGGGGACGCCTGCCAGCGGTTCAGCGAGATCTACCAGCGGCCACGCGGGTTGTTCGTGTCCTATCCGGACCGGCAACGGCTGCGCGAGGTACTGCGCAACCGGCCATCCCGTGACGTCGACGTCATCGTCGTCACCGACGGTCAGCGCATCCTCGGACTCGGCGACCAAGGCATCGGCGGGATGGGTATTCCCGTCGGCAAGCTCTCGCTCTACACCCTCATCGGCGGCATCGACCCGGCCCGCACCCTGCCGATCGTGCTGGACGTCGGCACCGACAACGCCGAGTTGCTCGAGGATCCGCAGTATCTGGGCTGGCGTCACCGTCGGATCGACGGCGACGAGTATTACGCGTTCATCGACGAATTCGTCGGCACGGTCAAGGACGAACTGCCCGATGTGCTGCTGCAGTGGGAGGATTTCGCGACCGCGCACGCGCTGCCGATTCTGCAGCGTTACCGCGACGAGGTGCTGACGTTCAACGACGACATCCAGGGCACCGCGGCGGTCACCCTCGGCGCACTGCACGGCGCGGCCAAGGCCGCGGGCCGCCCGTTGTCACAGCAGCAGGTGGTCATGCTGGGCGCCGGTTCGGCGGGCATCGGGGTGCTGGAGATGGTGCACCGCCAGATGGTTTCCGAAGGGCTGACGCCGCAGCAGGCCGCCGCGCAGATCTGGGTCGTCGACATCAAGGGCCTGCTCACCGACGACCGCACCGACCTGACCCCCGGCCAGCTCGGGTTCGCCCAGCCGGCCGCCCGTGTCGCCGGATGGGAGCTGTCCGGGCCGGCCCAACTGGCCGACGTCGTGCATCACGTCGAGGTTGGTGTGCTGATCGGGCTGTCCACTGCGGCAGGGGCTTTCACCGAACAGATTGTGCGCGAGATGGCGGCAAAGGCTGCGCGGCCGATCATCTTCCCGCTGTCCAACCCGACCAGCCGCGCCGAGGCCCATCCGGCCGAGCTCGACGAATGGACCCAGGGGCGCGCGCTGATCGCCACCGGCTCCCCGTTCGCAGCGGTGCGCCGCGAGGGCGTCGAGCGCGCGATCGCCCAGTGCAACAACGCCTACATCTTCCCCGCGATGGGCCTGGCCGTCACCGCCGCGCAGGCCACCCGGGTCACCGACGAGATGATGCGCGCCGCCGCGGCCGCGCTGGGCGACGCCTCACCGGCGCTGACCGACGCGGACCGACCGTTGTTGCCGACCTGGTCCGACGTCCCTGAGATCGCCGGGCGCATCGCGCAGGCCGTCGCCGTTCAGGCCGTCACCGACGGCGTGGCCCCGCACCGCAGCCCGGCCGAACTGTCGGCCAGGATCGCCGAGGTGCGGTGGACCCCGGAATACCGCGGCTGA
- the mftR gene encoding mycofactocin system transcriptional regulator (MftR, the mycofactocin system transcriptional regulator, is an uncharacterized TetR family DNA-binding transcription factor. Its role is inferred by context. It occurs as part of the biosynthesis locus for mycofactocin, a partially characterized electron carrier derived from the terminal Val-Tyr dipeptide of the precursor peptide MftA, through a radical SAM enzyme-mediated process.), translating to MSPDSPHPSRPPGAVGVRVGRRRSTTTDHVSNVAIDLFAARGFDGVSVDDVAEAAGIARRTLFRYYPSKNALPWGDFDAHLDHLRELLADLDPAVPIGEALRTALLAFNTFDEAETARHRQRMRVILETAELQAYSMTMYAGWRTVVAAFVARRLGAKPNDLAPQTVAWTMLGVALSAYEHWLADETVSLAQALGAAFDTVSDGLSALER from the coding sequence ATGAGTCCGGATTCCCCGCACCCGAGCCGCCCGCCGGGAGCCGTCGGGGTGCGCGTGGGGCGTCGGCGTTCCACGACCACCGACCACGTCAGCAACGTGGCCATCGACCTGTTCGCCGCGCGCGGATTCGACGGGGTCAGCGTCGACGACGTCGCCGAGGCGGCCGGCATCGCACGTCGCACGTTGTTTCGTTACTACCCCTCCAAGAACGCGCTGCCGTGGGGTGATTTCGACGCGCATCTGGACCATCTGCGCGAACTGCTCGCCGACCTCGACCCGGCCGTGCCGATCGGTGAGGCGCTGCGCACCGCCCTCTTGGCGTTCAACACCTTCGACGAGGCCGAGACGGCCCGACACCGGCAGCGGATGCGGGTGATCCTGGAAACCGCTGAACTACAGGCATATTCGATGACGATGTACGCAGGTTGGCGCACGGTGGTCGCCGCGTTCGTGGCGCGGCGACTGGGTGCCAAGCCCAATGATCTGGCACCGCAGACGGTGGCGTGGACCATGCTGGGGGTGGCGCTGTCGGCCTACGAACACTGGCTGGCCGACGAGACGGTTTCCTTGGCGCAGGCGCTCGGGGCGGCGTTCGACACGGTCAGCGACGGACTGTCGGCACTGGAACGCTGA
- a CDS encoding RNA polymerase sigma factor: protein MSAESDGDDAPRALLALYDDALPVVYGYFVRRCGDRGTAEDLTSETFLAAMDAARKATPPPISVRWLLGVARHKLADHYRRRPDRFSVPVAELPEPLDAPDDWDVELDRIVAESVLAKLSEQHRTVLALRYMDDCSVPECAELIGRTVHATEALLVRARRAFRSHYPAPEGGKP, encoded by the coding sequence GTGAGCGCCGAATCGGATGGCGACGACGCTCCCCGGGCCTTGTTGGCGCTGTACGACGACGCACTGCCGGTGGTTTACGGCTACTTCGTTCGGCGCTGCGGGGACCGGGGCACCGCCGAAGACCTGACGTCGGAGACCTTTCTGGCGGCGATGGATGCCGCGAGAAAAGCGACTCCCCCGCCGATCAGTGTTCGGTGGCTGCTCGGGGTGGCGCGCCACAAACTGGCCGACCACTACCGCCGCCGTCCCGACCGGTTCTCCGTTCCCGTCGCCGAGCTGCCCGAACCGCTCGACGCGCCCGACGACTGGGACGTCGAACTGGACCGCATCGTCGCCGAGAGCGTGCTCGCAAAACTGTCCGAACAGCATCGCACCGTGTTGGCGCTGCGCTACATGGACGACTGTTCGGTGCCCGAGTGCGCCGAGTTGATCGGCCGAACCGTGCACGCCACCGAGGCGCTGTTGGTGCGGGCCCGCCGCGCCTTCAGATCTCACTACCCGGCGCCGGAAGGAGGGAAGCCGTGA
- the mftD gene encoding pre-mycofactocin synthase MftD (MftD, an enzyme found in the mycofactocin biosynthesis locus, performs an oxidative deamination of 3-amino-5-[(p-hydroxyphenyl)methyl]-4,4-dimethyl-2-pyrrolidinone (AHDP). The resulting compound, now called pre-mycofactocin (PMFT), is a biologically active redox cofactor that can oxidize the non-exchangeable NADH of TIGR03971 family SDR-type oxidoreductases.) codes for MARDTWFETVAIAQQRAKKRLPKSVYAALIAASERGQTVAENVDAFAELGFAPHVIGALEKRDLATTVMGQDISLPVVISPTGVQAVHPDGELAVARAAAARGTAMGLSSFASKPIEEVVAANPKTFFQVYWLGDRDAIAARVERARAAGAVGLIVTTDWSFSHGRDWGSPKIPEQMDLRTTVRMMPEGLVRPRWFLQWAKTMRPPNLRVPNQAGRGEPGPPFFAAYGEWMGTPPPTWADIAWLRELWGGPFMLKGVMRVDDAKQAVDAGVSAISVSNHGGNNLDGTPASIRALPAIADAVGDQIEVLLDGGVRRGSDVVKAVALGARAVMIGRAYLWGLAANGQAGVENVLDVLSGGVDSALRGLGLGSVHDLAPEHVLVPPGFARALGVPGDPTA; via the coding sequence ATGGCCCGAGATACCTGGTTCGAAACCGTCGCGATCGCCCAGCAGCGGGCCAAGAAGCGGCTGCCCAAGTCGGTCTACGCCGCGCTGATCGCCGCTAGCGAGAGAGGCCAGACGGTCGCTGAGAACGTCGACGCATTCGCCGAGCTGGGGTTCGCGCCGCACGTGATCGGCGCGCTCGAAAAACGTGATCTCGCGACTACCGTGATGGGACAGGACATTTCGCTGCCAGTCGTGATCTCGCCGACGGGCGTGCAGGCAGTCCATCCCGACGGGGAACTCGCCGTCGCGCGGGCGGCCGCAGCCCGGGGCACCGCGATGGGTCTGTCGTCATTCGCCAGCAAGCCGATCGAAGAGGTCGTCGCGGCCAACCCGAAGACCTTTTTCCAGGTGTACTGGCTGGGTGACCGCGACGCGATCGCGGCCCGGGTGGAACGTGCCCGCGCGGCCGGTGCCGTCGGCCTGATCGTCACGACCGACTGGAGCTTCTCGCACGGGCGCGACTGGGGGAGCCCCAAGATCCCCGAACAGATGGACCTGCGCACCACGGTTCGGATGATGCCTGAAGGCCTGGTGCGGCCGCGCTGGTTCCTGCAGTGGGCAAAGACCATGCGTCCGCCCAACCTGCGGGTACCCAACCAGGCCGGACGCGGGGAACCGGGGCCGCCGTTCTTCGCCGCGTACGGCGAGTGGATGGGTACGCCACCTCCGACCTGGGCCGACATCGCCTGGCTGCGTGAACTGTGGGGCGGGCCGTTCATGCTGAAGGGCGTGATGCGGGTCGACGATGCCAAACAGGCTGTGGACGCCGGGGTTTCGGCGATCTCGGTGTCCAACCACGGAGGCAACAACCTGGACGGGACGCCGGCGTCGATCCGGGCGCTGCCCGCGATCGCCGATGCGGTCGGCGATCAGATCGAGGTGTTGCTCGACGGCGGCGTCCGGCGCGGCAGCGATGTGGTCAAGGCGGTGGCGCTCGGAGCGCGCGCGGTCATGATCGGGCGCGCGTACCTGTGGGGCCTGGCCGCCAACGGACAGGCCGGTGTGGAGAACGTCCTCGACGTCCTCTCCGGGGGCGTCGACTCGGCGCTAAGGGGCCTCGGTCTGGGCTCGGTGCACGATCTGGCCCCTGAACACGTTCTTGTCCCGCCGGGCTTCGCTCGGGCGCTCGGTGTGCCGGGCGACCCGACGGCCTGA
- a CDS encoding VOC family protein, translating to MNNSHDPLSVLHGDELPVQPDPAFAAGLRARLESAVSLPNRTQGVVMSGTDTAIAELTEPATVAPSVPRSAALPYLAVSNAREAIAWYVDALGATVVGEPIVMDDGRIGHAELALAGGMFYLADEYPEIGMKSPAPRSVSVMLMLGVPDADAAVERAREHGATVQQEVREAHGSRRATIVDPFGHRWTLSGPVTGALTPIQHGDVGFVSVRTPDADRAAAFYGHVLGWTYDPATRRVTNTEQPVGIASVSGAPGMLCCYAVTDLAAARQSIIDGGGSVGKVQEHDFGTVLDATDPAGAAFAVLEPAPGTPRPKLNGAGPGELSYITYEVPNSTAFKAFYSRILFWSFEPGRIDDGWGIQHTHPMAGAAGGGAQSVTVPMWTVEDVDAAVTRVVEAGGTVIDPPSQQPYGKSAQCTDDQGTRFYLGEH from the coding sequence GTGAACAACAGCCATGACCCGTTGTCCGTGCTGCATGGCGACGAACTTCCCGTCCAACCCGATCCGGCGTTCGCGGCTGGGCTGCGCGCGCGCCTCGAATCCGCAGTGTCCCTTCCCAACCGAACGCAAGGAGTTGTCATGAGTGGCACCGATACCGCGATCGCCGAACTCACCGAACCCGCAACCGTGGCACCCAGCGTGCCCCGGTCGGCGGCGCTGCCGTACCTGGCGGTGTCCAACGCACGCGAGGCCATCGCCTGGTACGTGGACGCGCTGGGCGCCACGGTGGTCGGCGAGCCGATCGTGATGGACGACGGGCGCATCGGCCACGCGGAGCTGGCTCTGGCAGGCGGCATGTTCTACCTCGCCGACGAATATCCGGAGATCGGTATGAAATCCCCTGCCCCGAGGTCGGTCTCGGTGATGCTGATGTTGGGCGTACCCGACGCCGACGCCGCCGTCGAGCGTGCCCGCGAGCACGGGGCGACCGTACAGCAGGAGGTGCGCGAGGCCCACGGCTCGCGGCGCGCCACCATCGTCGACCCGTTCGGACACCGCTGGACGCTCAGCGGTCCGGTGACCGGCGCGCTGACCCCGATCCAGCACGGCGACGTCGGCTTCGTCTCGGTGCGCACGCCGGACGCCGACCGGGCGGCGGCGTTCTACGGTCACGTGCTGGGCTGGACGTACGACCCGGCGACGCGGCGGGTCACCAACACCGAGCAGCCCGTCGGCATCGCCAGCGTTTCCGGTGCGCCCGGGATGCTGTGCTGCTACGCGGTCACCGATCTCGCGGCAGCGCGCCAGTCCATCATCGACGGCGGTGGCAGCGTCGGTAAGGTGCAGGAGCACGACTTCGGCACCGTGCTGGACGCGACCGACCCGGCCGGAGCCGCCTTTGCGGTGCTCGAACCCGCGCCCGGTACACCCCGACCGAAGCTCAACGGTGCTGGGCCAGGCGAGCTTTCGTACATCACCTACGAGGTGCCGAACTCGACGGCGTTCAAGGCGTTCTACAGCCGGATACTGTTCTGGTCGTTTGAACCCGGCCGGATCGACGACGGTTGGGGCATTCAGCACACCCATCCGATGGCGGGGGCGGCCGGTGGCGGCGCCCAGTCGGTGACCGTGCCGATGTGGACCGTCGAGGACGTCGACGCCGCGGTCACCCGGGTGGTCGAGGCCGGCGGCACGGTGATCGACCCGCCGTCGCAGCAGCCGTACGGAAAGTCGGCGCAGTGCACTGATGATCAGGGCACCCGCTTCTACCTCGGCGAGCACTAG
- the mftB gene encoding mycofactocin biosynthesis chaperone MftB (MftB, a small protein, is a peptide chaperone that assists the radical SAM enzyme MftC in performing two modifications to the C-terminal Val-Tyr dipeptide of the mycofactocin precursor peptide, MftA. MftB's role is analogous to the role of PqqD in the biosynthesis of PQQ, a cofactor that derives entirely from a Tyr and a Glu in the precursor PqqA.) translates to MAVSSADTAFDPERGWRLHHQVAVRPEPFGALLYHFGTRKLSFLKNRTIVEVVNTLGDHPDARSACRAAGVDDAQQAPYLQALGVLVQSKMLVPQ, encoded by the coding sequence ATGGCGGTGTCTTCCGCGGACACCGCATTCGACCCTGAACGTGGCTGGCGGCTGCACCACCAGGTGGCGGTGCGGCCCGAGCCGTTCGGGGCGCTGTTGTACCACTTCGGCACGCGCAAGCTGTCGTTCCTGAAGAACCGGACCATCGTCGAGGTGGTCAACACGCTCGGCGATCATCCCGATGCCCGATCCGCCTGTCGCGCCGCCGGTGTCGACGATGCGCAACAGGCTCCGTACCTGCAGGCACTCGGTGTGCTTGTCCAATCGAAAATGCTGGTGCCCCAATGA
- the mftA gene encoding mycofactocin precursor MftA (Mycofactocin is a small molecule electron carrier derived from the final two amino acids, Val-Tyr, of MftA, the mycofactocin precursor. It plays a role in redox homeostasis and the metabolism of alcohols and aldehydes in Actinobacteria, including Mycobacterium tuberculosis.): MEPNQQVEDVELVTETLVEEVSIDGMCGVY; this comes from the coding sequence ATGGAACCGAATCAGCAGGTCGAGGACGTCGAACTGGTGACCGAGACCCTGGTCGAAGAGGTGTCGATCGACGGGATGTGCGGGGTCTACTGA
- a CDS encoding NAD(P)/FAD-dependent oxidoreductase codes for MTTARGIVIAGGGLAAARTADQLRRSDYTGPVTIVSDEDHLPYDRPPLSKEVLRAETDDVTLKPAEFYEENDITVLLSNGARSVDTATKTLTLADGGELGYDELIIATGLVPKRISSFPDLAGIHVLRNFDESLALRREAASARRAVVVGAGFIGCEVAASLRKLGVAVSLVEPQPAPLASVLGQQIGELVARLHRAEGVDVYCGVGVSGVSGTDRVEKVVLSDGTELDADIVVVGIGSQPATDWLEGSGIELDNGVVCDAVGKTNVANVWAIGDVASWRNTVGHQVRVEHWSNVADQARVLVPALLGQEVPAVSAVPYFWSDQYDVKIQCLGEPEATDTVHVVADDGRKFLAFYERDGVVAGVVGGGMPGKVMKTRSKIAAGVPIAEVLPSA; via the coding sequence ATGACCACTGCTAGGGGCATCGTCATCGCCGGTGGCGGGCTGGCGGCTGCCCGCACAGCTGATCAACTGCGTCGTTCGGACTACACCGGTCCGGTGACCATCGTCAGCGACGAGGACCACCTGCCCTACGACCGGCCCCCGCTGTCCAAGGAAGTTCTGCGCGCCGAGACCGACGACGTCACGCTCAAGCCCGCGGAGTTCTACGAAGAGAACGACATCACCGTGCTCCTTTCCAACGGTGCACGCTCGGTCGACACGGCCACCAAGACGCTGACGCTGGCCGACGGCGGCGAGCTGGGCTACGACGAGCTGATCATCGCGACCGGGCTGGTCCCCAAACGGATTTCGTCGTTTCCGGACCTCGCCGGGATCCACGTGCTGCGCAACTTCGACGAGAGCCTCGCGCTGCGCCGGGAGGCGGCATCGGCGCGGCGCGCGGTCGTCGTCGGCGCCGGGTTCATCGGCTGCGAGGTCGCGGCCAGCCTGCGCAAGCTTGGCGTGGCGGTGTCGCTCGTCGAACCGCAGCCCGCGCCGCTGGCGTCGGTACTCGGCCAGCAGATCGGTGAACTGGTGGCCCGGCTGCACCGCGCCGAAGGCGTCGACGTCTACTGCGGCGTCGGAGTCTCCGGGGTGAGCGGCACCGATCGGGTGGAGAAGGTGGTCCTGAGCGACGGCACCGAACTCGACGCCGACATCGTCGTCGTCGGGATCGGCTCACAGCCTGCCACCGACTGGCTGGAGGGCTCCGGCATCGAACTGGACAACGGCGTCGTCTGCGACGCGGTCGGCAAGACCAACGTTGCCAATGTCTGGGCGATCGGAGACGTCGCATCCTGGCGCAACACCGTGGGACATCAAGTGCGCGTTGAACATTGGAGCAACGTTGCTGACCAGGCCCGGGTTTTGGTGCCCGCCCTGCTCGGCCAGGAGGTGCCCGCGGTGAGCGCCGTGCCGTACTTCTGGAGCGACCAGTACGACGTCAAGATCCAGTGCCTCGGCGAACCCGAAGCGACCGATACCGTGCACGTCGTCGCCGATGACGGGCGCAAGTTCCTGGCGTTCTACGAGCGCGACGGCGTGGTGGCCGGCGTGGTCGGCGGCGGCATGCCGGGCAAGGTGATGAAAACCCGCAGCAAGATCGCCGCGGGCGTCCCCATCGCCGAGGTGCTGCCTTCCGCATAG
- the mftE gene encoding mycofactocin biosynthesis peptidyl-dipeptidase MftE: protein MNSAYHRRVASLRELGNSTSRQLHSVSSALIVPVGSTEQHGPHLPLDTDTRIATAVANAVGQALADRDESNWMVAPAIGYGASGEHEGFSGTISIGTSALRLLLLEFGRSASRWASRVVFVNGHGGNVEALAAATALLRDEGRDAAWCSCSVVNADAHAGHTETSVLLHISPKDVWLDERVPGNRAPLVELMPELRRGGVAAVSKIGVLGDPTTATAQEGAHLFAGMVDGCLHRITRWAPGPDGMLG, encoded by the coding sequence GTGAATTCGGCCTACCATCGGCGGGTGGCTTCTCTCCGCGAGCTTGGTAACTCGACGTCGAGGCAGCTGCACAGCGTGTCATCAGCATTGATCGTGCCGGTCGGCTCGACCGAACAACACGGACCGCACCTGCCGCTGGACACCGACACCCGCATCGCTACCGCGGTCGCTAACGCCGTCGGGCAGGCTCTGGCCGACCGAGATGAATCGAATTGGATGGTCGCGCCCGCGATCGGGTACGGCGCCAGCGGCGAGCACGAAGGGTTCAGCGGCACCATCTCGATCGGGACCTCCGCGTTGCGCCTCTTGCTGCTGGAGTTCGGCCGGTCGGCCTCGCGGTGGGCATCGCGTGTCGTCTTCGTCAATGGCCACGGTGGAAACGTGGAAGCCCTGGCCGCCGCCACGGCTCTGCTTCGGGACGAAGGCCGGGACGCGGCTTGGTGCTCGTGCAGCGTGGTGAACGCCGACGCGCACGCCGGGCACACCGAAACATCAGTATTGCTACATATTTCACCAAAGGATGTCTGGCTCGACGAACGCGTGCCCGGCAACCGGGCGCCGCTGGTCGAGCTCATGCCCGAGTTGCGGCGCGGCGGCGTGGCCGCGGTGAGCAAGATCGGCGTGCTCGGCGACCCCACCACCGCGACCGCGCAGGAGGGTGCGCACCTCTTCGCCGGCATGGTCGACGGCTGCTTGCACCGGATCACCCGATGGGCGCCGGGCCCGGACGGGATGTTGGGATGA
- the mftC gene encoding mycofactocin radical SAM maturase (MftC is a radical SAM/SPASM enzyme that catalyzes the first two steps in biosynthesis of the electron carrier mycofactocin from the terminal Val-Tyr dipeptide of the precursor peptide MftA.): MTPTDSALAPAPQPVPRLIEQFEHGLDAPICLTWELTYACNLACTHCLSSSGKRDPRELTTQQCKDIIDELMRMQVFYVNIGGGEPTVRPDFWELVDYATEHHVGVKFSTNGVRITPEVATRLAASDYVDVQISLDGATAEVNDAIRGAGSFAMATRALQNLADAGFKDAKISVVVTRHNVDQLDEFAALAAHYGATLRITRLRPSGRGADVWDELHPTAEQQVQLYDWLVAKGDRVLTGDSFFHLSGLGEPGALAGLNLCGAGRVVCLIDPIGDVYACPFAIHDRFLAGNVLRDSGFGTGFQNVWKNAPLFRELREPQSAGACGSCDHYDSCRGGCMAAKFFTGLPLDGPDPECVEGYGAPALARDRVKPRPSQDHSRSQPVMLKLLTKPPARLCNESPV, encoded by the coding sequence ATGACGCCAACCGATTCGGCGCTTGCCCCGGCGCCACAACCCGTTCCCCGTCTGATCGAGCAGTTCGAGCACGGCCTGGACGCACCGATTTGTTTGACCTGGGAGCTCACCTACGCATGTAACCTCGCCTGCACGCACTGCCTGTCCTCGTCCGGTAAGCGTGATCCGCGCGAACTGACCACCCAGCAGTGCAAGGACATCATCGACGAGCTGATGCGTATGCAGGTGTTCTACGTCAACATCGGTGGCGGGGAACCGACTGTGCGCCCGGACTTCTGGGAACTCGTCGACTACGCCACCGAGCACCACGTGGGCGTGAAGTTCTCCACCAACGGCGTGCGCATCACCCCCGAGGTGGCGACCCGGCTGGCCGCCAGCGACTACGTCGACGTGCAGATCTCCCTCGACGGGGCAACCGCGGAGGTCAACGACGCCATCCGCGGCGCGGGCTCGTTTGCGATGGCGACCAGGGCCCTGCAGAACCTGGCTGACGCCGGGTTCAAGGACGCCAAGATCTCCGTCGTCGTCACCCGCCACAACGTCGACCAGCTCGACGAATTCGCCGCTCTGGCAGCGCACTACGGGGCAACGCTGCGGATCACCCGGCTGCGTCCCTCCGGGCGCGGCGCCGACGTGTGGGACGAATTGCACCCGACCGCCGAACAGCAGGTCCAGCTCTACGACTGGCTGGTGGCCAAGGGGGACCGCGTGCTGACCGGGGACTCCTTCTTCCACCTTTCGGGGCTGGGCGAACCCGGTGCGCTGGCCGGTCTCAACCTGTGCGGCGCCGGTCGCGTGGTGTGCCTCATCGACCCGATCGGCGACGTCTACGCCTGCCCGTTCGCCATCCACGACCGGTTCCTCGCAGGAAACGTGTTGCGCGATAGTGGTTTCGGCACCGGATTTCAGAATGTGTGGAAGAACGCACCGCTGTTTCGGGAGCTTCGCGAACCGCAGTCGGCGGGCGCGTGCGGCAGCTGCGACCACTACGACAGCTGCCGCGGCGGCTGCATGGCCGCGAAATTCTTCACCGGTCTGCCGTTGGACGGCCCGGATCCGGAGTGCGTCGAGGGTTACGGCGCGCCGGCACTGGCACGTGACCGTGTCAAGCCGCGGCCCAGCCAAGACCACTCCCGCAGTCAGCCGGTCATGCTCAAGCTGCTGACCAAGCCTCCGGCGCGGCTGTGCAACGAAAGCCCGGTGTAG